In Vidua macroura isolate BioBank_ID:100142 chromosome 9, ASM2450914v1, whole genome shotgun sequence, the genomic window CACTAAGAAATCTCAGAGCACTCCTACAGAATCTCCTTGTCAATCAGATGAGGTACTTTGGTAAACATTTCAAAACACCCTTCTATTACACATTTTCTTTAGTACAAGACAGATGTGAGAAAGAGCATGGAGCAGGTGGTGGCAGGGAACAAAGGAACAAAGACGTTTTTACCACTTGCCATTCTACTGGTAAGGGACTCCtaaaatgtgtttatataaATGCACCAACACAGGTGACACATGAGTCACCCTACATTAACATCCATTGTGAACCTGAAAACCAATTAAgacagtttttttgtttattagtTCCAgatttttttagtgtttctgACTGTATGCAAATACTTCAAGTGGAGTGTTCATAACAGTCTAATTGATCTAATTGCAGCAAGATTTCTTTgtgaagttttttgtttttttgttttaaacagaatAACAGCATGCTTTTATATTTACCTATTGCAcaattaattgtttttaaattatatttactattaaaataattccaCTACTAGAACAAATAGGTCCAGAGAACTCATTTTGGTCTGTTGGCCCAAGGACTCTCAgaccaaaataataataatttaaaaaaccccacaaaaatctAATTAAGCCATTACAtagaaatatatagaaaaagCCTGGAAGAGTTCATGAGTAAACAacacttgtttaaaaaacacCTCTGTAATAAAGTACAGTACAGTATACAGATGCCATACCATAATAACTCCAGATGGAGCTGTTACAGACAATGATAATGCCTTTAAAATGCTTATTATGGGCTCTTTGTTTTTTGAAatcatggtttaaaaaaatcttcagaggCTATTTAAAGCACAAAAACTACTTCTAAGGTTCTACCAAAAAGTTGATTTataatcagtttaaaaaaaaaaaaagaatgaacatCACATCTGAGCAAGCACCCATCATAAACCTACTGCTGCTCCCAGGTTAGCACAGTAACCTCCAGCCCGTGTTCCCAGAGTTATTCCATCTGCTCCAACACTACAGGCTGATGAAGGCTGGAGTACTCCTCCCTTTGTACTTTAGTGAGAATGTTAACATTCTTACAATAATTTTATAGAAGCAACAGAATTACAATATTATCATTTAATAACAGATTTCTGTTATTAAATCAGCcttctaaaaatataaaaatatttgatattgTGAAAGTGTCTTTCACTCATACttcaattttcagttttaataagGAGTACCTAATTACAACCATTACTTTAGAACTATGACTTTCAGCTCGTTTCACGTAAATAAACAAACAGTTAAAAACATATTTACTAAGATTAAATAGAATTGAATAGCAAAAACATACAATCTGACAATGTTGTCGTGTGCTCTTTCCAAGAGTGCATAGGACATATTTCTGCAGCAGTCAATACAGTAATTCTTTTGATGCAATCTCAGTCAAAGCTGTAAACATTCCTAATTGTAGTTTCTTGGAAACTTTTGGTTCCTTTCAAGTTTTTATTAGCAAGTTGCACTGGGCATTCCCCTgacatttccccccccccatcAGTTGCAGACAGCATCACCCTTCACCCGTAACCCCTCTGGCTGTTCAGAACTACtcatcagcatttcttcaatATATTCAGGGCAGTCATCCTTCCCTTGCAGTGCACAGTGACACTTCCCACATGCCAGTGCTAGCAAGGCCCCCAGAGCATGATCTCGAGAAGCAGGTTGATGAGGAAGTCTGCTATGCCTTAATGGGATTTCCTGCAGGTTTGGGATCATAACCGTATAGAAAAGTAGCTGCTATTACAAGGATGGCTCCGAGGAAAAAGACACTGAATAGAACagggatgaaaaagaaaagtttgttttaGTTGATGTTAATTTATTTATGCAACACAATCAAAAGAAAGGACATTTTTCCATGAGGAAAACAGGAagataaattatatttgttGAATTGATaaagagcaaaataatttgtatgtatttatttgtattgtatttattttagagGGATGCAGAAAGTTGTTGATGTAAGAAACTTGTAACTACAAATTAATGTATCATTATACTAACatattctgaaaattaaaattacacttTCATGGAACACTTTCCAAACGGAATCAgatcaatcttttttttcttaaacttctACCTAAAGACGAGTGCAAAAtggaagcaggagctgaagaaaagcagcttctgtGGTGGTTACCCACTCATTCTTATACCACATACATCATGTTGTTGGAGCTGTGTTTGCTTTGAAGCCCAAAGCTTATGTCAAAACAAATTACTGCTGCCCAAGAACCAGTTTGCGAGTCAGTAAAATGTAATTCTTGGCAGATACAGAAAGATTTGTCTCATGAAATCACAATAAAGGCATCTTTTCTATTATGACATTTTGGTCTTTCAAGTTGTTTTGATAGTTAAAGTCTGATACAAAATAACCAAAGCCAGCAGACAATCAGTACACATTTTAGAAAAGAATCTCTTCACTGACATGACAACATCAACAATTTCATCTTCTGAACCAAGTGCTAAAGAAACTGTGGCACATGACATGATAATccttcagagaaaacatttAGCCTATTTTTGACACGGCCCCTTGCAACACATTCAAGCATTTAAGTACTTTACATCTATTACCCCTATCAAAACTGTTTGTTGATGTGACAGAAACAATTACACAGTTTCAGTTCAAATGCATTGTTAGCATAAGCAAGGTACTCCAGACTAAGTTTGATTAACTCAAGTTAGTCAAGTTTTATTAAATGGGATTGCTTCAAGTTCTACATACTTCTACTTggctgtatttaattttcaacaCGTTTGCAGAAGCTGTTAAGTTActtattaattttccatttgagcacagagaaattcttaaaacattttctgcatttgttttaaTGGAACAAATATAATCTACTTATAATTTATGTTCAATGTCTTCCACTTCTTAAGCCTAAACCGCtattccatttcctttttattgaaTGATTAAGTCCTGAtaatacagaatcacagaatgggtagGGATAGAAGGGACCACAGTAttgcaaatatatatttttggaCAAAAAGATGTTTCTTTGTACCAGACTCAAAAGTCGTAAatattattcaaaatatttttatgttatgAGTACATGTAACACATGCAAGGAGTGTTGGTCAGTGAAAAGCAAAATCCTACTCCTACACCTGGAAGTGGGATTATTAATTCTACACTCCATAGAGGAACGTGCACTGCCAAGACAAGCAGTGTTCTCAGCCATGCCATGTACAAAGCCTGCGGCACACAGAGCCACCACGGTCTGATCCCCAGAGCATCAGGACACTGTACGGGGCCTAGAAGAACGGAGCAAGcgattctttttctttctcgGCTGTTCTCACTACTAAATGTGGCATTGCCTTTagaaacagctctgcctttgggcTTCTGGGTGCCCTTGGGCAACTCAGTGCTGCAGCATCACTTCCAGGTGTGCGTGACCACAGCCACCTGCGTTAGAGCGTGCGCTGCGGGCGATGAAGGCAGCACAGCGGCCACGTCCCTGCGCCAGCCCCTTGTGCCGGGCCCCGCAGCGCCAGGGCTGCGGTGCCCCCGCGGGGCCGCAGGGGGGCGCCCGGGCCGAGCAGCGGCCCCGGACAGCGGCAGCAGCCGCGGGACCCCGAGCCAGCGGCTCCGCACCCGCCCGAGGAACTCACTACGGGCTGAGGCTAAACTTCGGCGTGCGAGCTGGGCCTAGACATTCTGAAAGCGTGGCTTGGGTGTgatgtgtgttttatttattttcgCAATAGttttcaactattttttttttagtacacatagaaaataattcttacCTTGTAGGGACAAAATCTTGCAGCCAGAAATAGGAGATCAGTGTTGACAGTATAATGGAGAGAGAAGTTGCAAATCCCTTTAAAATGTTGTCTGCATATTTTATAACAGCAGCAATCACCAGCCCTCCAAGTGCCTGGAAAAATAGTGAGATTTGGATTCATAAACTGATAATTTGACTGAGAGCATCTGTTTTAAAACCATGCACATACTTTAGGAAAAGCTTTTGTCTATGTTGAGGAgcaatacatttattttctattaggAAAACATACTGTTGAAAGTAAATATTGGAGTAGTACTTCTTTCCCCATTAAAGAAATTGCTGATCACATTACCACCATTAAATGAGTTGAAATGCTTGTACTGTACATTTTTAGCCACATGAGGAAGGGCATATAGAGAGACAATTTTAAacatcacaaaataaataatgcttacatattttaatttgcacAATACTTAATCACATACTTGCTACATGTTTTTCCAGATTTTCATTTAGAGTATGATAATAATGATATATCAGACTTTCAACTGTAGAATTCTCAGCACCTTCAGTGACACCCATTAGTTTCCCCACTTATTTATAGAAGAGTAAATCTCTGAGTGCCTTCACAGAAACATGCAACACAAGGTCTCACCTGTAGAACAACCACCACCCAAGTAAGCTTATTGTATCCTTGAAAAAATCCATTCTTTGACAGCTGTTCTCCATCATAAATGTAAACACCCATCAGTCCAAATATGCTaccaaaaaatcctgaaagtAGAAGATTGGTTTAAAAGCTTCAGGTGAAAAACATACAAATGGGTTCCTTGTCCTTAAAGGCTGCTCatgtatttctgattttaaaattggACTGTCACTTGCAACACCATCACATCCCAACACAATCAGTTTGCTGTTCTCTTTTAAAAGCTATTCTCCACACTTGAAACAAGTTTTATTGTTTCCATTACGATATCCTTATATACTTATCTTCCATTGCTTTCTACTGGAATTGAATGATTTTTGTTTATGCATATAGCAAAATTCacttaaatgaaattttagtTTTCCTAAAACTAGTCATGTCTGAAGGCTGAAGCCACCCTATAACCTggagagaaaaacagggaaaacacTCAGTGGAAGAGAAGGtctctggcacagcaggagcagcaattAGCTGTTTGCCAATTCAGACAAGGATCTTTGAAATGGGATTCTCCTAAGCCAGTCTCAAACACGATGAATTTTTACTAGTAGAGACTTAATGTCTAAAGCTGAATCTGAGGTGAGACTGTGGAGTTTTTAATTTGGTGAGTGCAGTGTTCTTCTATCAAATGGGAAGCTTTTCCTAATCCCTCAAGCATGATGTAATGTAAGCAGCTACTCTGTGACTGATGTCTGCTCTAGTCCTGAGCAGGGAAGAGTCAACactttttttctattccttctatgtgaaaatgtgattttcatCACATTTCTCAGCATCTGAAAAGGGCAGAATTGTTTTGAACAAAATAACACCTTCTGTTTgataagaaataattatttttgttggcagaattaaaaatgtatttatcatTCAGATCATTTACTTGTGTTTTCCAAttgatcttttaaaataaagaaatacaataaCCTATTAATACATCCCTATTATGGCTTTGGTGTGcattaaaaactgatttttaaaacaattctaATTTATTTCCCCATTATTTTCTATAGTTTTAATAATTCTCTATggatatgaaaatgaaaacctgTTTGGACAtacaggttttttgtttgtgttgtaAGAAAAGCTCTGTTTCAGAGCTCTTGCTTATGAATGCCTTGCTTCTGAATAATACAGTGTCTGAAGTGGGTGACTAACCTTGCACTTGAAGAAAGAAGACACCAATGTATTTTCTAAAACGTGATCTCACATTTTACGTATTTTGTGAAAGCTGTACTGtaaaagctgtatttattttgatatCTATTTAATACGTATTGTTTAactgtatttatgtatttaaatagTTTCTAAAAACTTAATGAAATATGGCAACATTCTTTTTGAACTAAGAACAACCTCAATAATAAACACATTCTACTGAACTTCCTATTGAGGCATATTAAGCTCACTACAAGAGTAAATACAAAACTCAGGTGATCTGGTTCTCACTATAATCAGACATTTACGTCTTCACTGTCCTAGTCATTCATAACCTAAAAGAGTCAGCATTCAGACACAGACTGTTCTGATCTCCTTGTTTCACCAAGGATTACTGGAATACTCAATATATGACCAGGCCAACTATCAAACTAAGTGTACATACTTCTGCGTGCTATAGAAAAATATGAACAATATTTTAGAAGAGATTATTGATTTTTCAACAATTATGAATTCTTACTGGAAATTATTTCAGGTATCTGTTGCCCATGAAAGCACTTTTAGCATGGAAACCGagagtaataataataataagctTTCCTTGGCAATGGATTTTATATTGCAGTTCCACTCAAAACACCAAATCTTACCTTAAATTCTGGACCAATCCCCAGCTAGCAACCCTTCTGTGCCCCCAATAATTCCCTAATATAACGTTTCCTGATGTATTCCCAACACTCTGTTCAGGAAACTTAGTTTGAATAGACACTGTTTCCATAAATACAAGCAGATAGTAAGGAGAGGTTTTGATTCCTTCTACTATACTTGGGTTTCAAAATACTATGGTcatgtaaaaatgttttaatgtattcaaaattaacttttgcttttttaactgAAACCACTTATAGCTAAAACACAGTAgtaggaaaataaaggaaaagaagatgGCTTATTTACTAACTAACTAATTACAAAAGAAGCCATACCATCTCCTGTTCTTATAGTACTGCACTGCATTCTACCAGACTCACTACACTGCTCTGACCCACTAAATCATCTCATGACTTAACTTTACACTGAGGATTTGATCCCTAGTCCATTCTAAGGTGGTGGGAAGGTCAAATTCTGCTCAATGCACTCACTCAAATATGCCATAGTTATTGCCTACAGGTGAAGACTAGAAGGGTTCCATTAGAGAAACAAGGACAACAATAAGTTTTGTCCATGTTgtaaaacaggaacaaaaaggTATTGTTGATGTCATGTTTCCAACCCTCTAAACTGGACAAGATTGCTTTGAAGGTAGGGAAAACTCACTCAGGAACACAGATCAACTCTGTCACCTTTAATATCTAGGGTATGGAAGGCCCAAGACTGCTTTGGGAATAGAAGGTGGTTTCTCACTGATAGGTGCACAGTAGCTACAGCTATTCAAATAGTTAAGATGAACTGGTCTTATTGCATATGCTTCTCCTCAGTGATTATGCACACAAAAGAAACTGACCTTTGGTATTGAAATAACAGTAAACAATCACCTCAACTTTGTTCACAAACAAAGAGGATTTTATAGCTTGCAGTTTTAATACAAAAAGCTGCCTATCCAggcacaagagaaaaaaatattttaattttaaaacatctcaAAACACTGACttggaaatgtattttgttttaaaattcctATATTCTctaaaaaatagtaaaaaaaaattcaattgaCAGTTTCTGCACAAATGTACAGATACTCTATTAACAAAGTAAATTGAGAACTAGACTGAAATCAGAAAGTAACTGCTATAATTCCCTATAGCATAGTTTGgctttagattttaaaataacatatatGCAGCATACTAAAATGTTGgtggtattttttatttatacatttattttgcacAATTATCTTAATGCTTCAGAATGTAATATCTCTAACAGATGATTAAACTTACCAAGCTGAATGTTTCTGATCCACACAGACTGCTtagtttcctttaaaattttctcaaaataaacTCCAGCAAATCCACTAGAAAAGCACGCTATGAGAACTGCAATCAGGCCTACAAACTGTGATCCTGCTGAGTGCTCCTTAGCAGGTGTTGCTTGAGAGTCTGAAGGCCACtggatgtaaaaataattacacaaaATTCACTGATGAAATCAAGTCATGAGCCTctacaaaatgcaaatttgtttTCCACCAACAGTAACAGTTACTAAATACAGACAACCACATACTTGAAAAGTTTTGTATTTTGCACcataaatacttttaaaggACTGCAACgctacaatttttttcctacatattTGTAAGGAGTAAAATTATGCCTGAACTGGGAGAATACTCATCAATTTAAACAGCTGCAGGATTTATGTTTTATAAGCAAGAACTGGTTTTGAATCCCAGTGTGACTTATCATGGTCATTCTCTGCCACCAACTTGTGCCACCCTACCTTACAAATATAAACACCGTTAGAAAACTACTTACACCAGCTGTCTTTAAGGTAGGATGAATTGTCTTTTTCATGTGCCCCTCTTTGGTGATTCTGCAGACCAGTTAAATCTTGCAATGTGTCTAAGGCTAACTGAATGAAATGCAATGGACAAACTTTATGAGGAGTCTGTTAAATACTCTCAGAGtgttttgttctcatttttcattaCTGAATTTAATCACCATATCTTTTTTCAATTCCTTAcgttttaaaataaagatttctagGATATACTAAAATCTGCAAATAATTCTTAGAATAGCCTCTTATCCCATGATCCTACCCTCTGAAAACTATGAACTCTGGTACCTCCATAATTGAGAACTGAGGCCaatttgctttttgaaattaGTCCAAAGTAAATTTGCCACGCTGAATCCACATGACAAAGTGAACACAGCCTGTACTGGCAGAGATGATATGTGAATTCCTAATGCCTGAAGAAACGTGCTAATAAAATCTGCTATCATTATTACTTGCAGGTTGCTCCAGAGGCCCTGTCACATTCTACAGTAGAGCACTGGGTTGCAAAAGAGGTGTTATCTTCTGCCTTTGAACCATTTCTGGTGTCCTCCAGACCTGTCCAGTTGTGATTCGTAGCTCCTGACTATACTCTGGTGCTCATGTGCAGCTGGCAGAATCAGAAAGCTGGATAATCAGTATAGAAATCCATGTTTCTTGAACAAACACattaaaacccacaaaacaccTGCTAATATTTACctgcacaaatgccactcctgtCATCAATATTACAAGTGACAGCCACTGGTATACACCCAGTTTCTTGCTCAACATGGACACAGAAAACAATGCTGTGGTGAGAATCTTCAGTTGATATGTAACCTAGAAGAACCAGGAACAGTTACTACTACTATGCTACaattcatggggttttttttttgaaacttaCAGAGAATTCCAAATATGCAATACCTGGTATGTGGCTGCATCTAGGTTTGACAATGCTACATATAGCAAGTTGTTCTGAAGAGTGTAAATTCCTGAAGGAATAGCAAGTTTAAGAGTTTCCATGGGTTTGTTAAGGATTTCATCACGTAGCACTCTGTTCAGAGTCCGTAAATTGCATTCTACCCaaagaaacagtaaaagaaatagACATTCACTAAAAGGAAAGGagtggaaaaaggagaaatagcaATGTTCTGTTCTTAAACTGTTTCCCCTTTTTATAGCTATCACTACGCCAAGACCTGAAAATACCATCTATGTTTGCTTCACTTTCACAGGCCTTGTATATGTAAGGAAATATGGCTGCAAGTGTCTTCCTGCAGCCTGGAAtatcagaatgaaaaaaagtattcaAAATACTTTGAGTTAAACTTGCTGAAACTGTATCAATAATTTAAGATAATATATCAAAGAGTACCACCTA contains:
- the SLC35A3 gene encoding UDP-N-acetylglucosamine transporter isoform X1, whose protein sequence is MSPARKMSNKLENKRKSKKGKSQEMSANLKYLSLGILVFQTTSLVLTMRYSRTLKEEGPRYLSSTAVVIAELLKILACVLLVYKDSKCNLRTLNRVLRDEILNKPMETLKLAIPSGIYTLQNNLLYVALSNLDAATYQVTYQLKILTTALFSVSMLSKKLGVYQWLSLVILMTGVAFVQWPSDSQATPAKEHSAGSQFVGLIAVLIACFSSGFAGVYFEKILKETKQSVWIRNIQLGFFGSIFGLMGVYIYDGEQLSKNGFFQGYNKLTWVVVVLQALGGLVIAAVIKYADNILKGFATSLSIILSTLISYFWLQDFVPTSVFFLGAILVIAATFLYGYDPKPAGNPIKA
- the SLC35A3 gene encoding UDP-N-acetylglucosamine transporter isoform X2; this translates as MSANLKYLSLGILVFQTTSLVLTMRYSRTLKEEGPRYLSSTAVVIAELLKILACVLLVYKDSKCNLRTLNRVLRDEILNKPMETLKLAIPSGIYTLQNNLLYVALSNLDAATYQVTYQLKILTTALFSVSMLSKKLGVYQWLSLVILMTGVAFVQWPSDSQATPAKEHSAGSQFVGLIAVLIACFSSGFAGVYFEKILKETKQSVWIRNIQLGFFGSIFGLMGVYIYDGEQLSKNGFFQGYNKLTWVVVVLQALGGLVIAAVIKYADNILKGFATSLSIILSTLISYFWLQDFVPTSVFFLGAILVIAATFLYGYDPKPAGNPIKA